A region of the Microcoleus sp. AS-A8 genome:
CGTCGTGAATCGCCCGAAAACCCTGAGCCTGAACCTCAAACTCAATTCACTTCACCCCCTCCTCCGCCACCTCCACAAACGCCAAGCAACAGGGTTACTTCCGATTGGGAGGAACGCCGTCGAGAGGACTGGGACTTTGAGGATGAGCCTACTGCACCCCAATCAAGGTCACAAGATGTTGATGATTGGCAAGGGAGTCGCCCTAGTTCCTCCCCACGGGACACTCCACCGATGGATAGCACGAACTACGAAGTCCCACAAGAGCCAAAAACTAGCTCTCAGAGTGGCTCTGTCTATTCCTTCAGCTACCGAGATACCCCAGAATCAGGCGTCGGCAAACCTGACCAAGTCTATGATGCTAACTATCGAGTGATTTCGCCGCCCTATCAGAAACCACCGGAACCAAGTGAAGACGAGGAAGACTGGGGATTTGAAGAGGATGAGGATTTTGATGATGAAACACGGAGCAAGCGAGGGCGGCGATAATTCCAGAATTAATTTTTCTTTATAGGCAGGGGAGAAACTCGGCCTCAAAGAGCTGTGGGTTCATCGGTCGAGAGACTTGCCAGAACCGGTGAAACCCAGGAGGGTGTAAGATCGCAAAGCTGCTCAATTGGTGAGGTGCAATCTCTCCGTGAAGGAATTACAAGGAAGTAATATTTTTCTCGTTGGCATGATGGGTACCGGAAAGACAACGGTAGGAGATTTATTAGCCCGTCAGCTAGGTTACAGTTTTGTGGACACGGATGGTGTCATCGAGAAAGCAGCAGGTAAAACCATTAATCAGATTTTTGCTGATGAGGGTGAAGAGGCATTTCGCCAACTAGAATCTGAAGTACTTTCCCACTTATCAGCTCACACGCGGTTGACTGTTGCCACAGGGGGTGGCATCGTGCTACGGCGATTTAACTGGAGTTATCTGCATCACGGCTTAGTGATTTGGTTAGATTCACCCGTGGAGGTGTTAATGGTTCGCCTGCAAAACGATACAACTCGCCCTTTACTACAAAACGATAATCCCGCGCAAGCCTTGCAAAAAATTCTTGACCAACGACGCAATCTGTACGCCGAAGCTGACCTTCATATCCAAATCAGCGTGGAGGATAGGCCGGAACAGATTGTCTCACGCATCATGACTGAGATTCCTAACAGGCTGAAATCCCAGGGTGAGCGATCGCATGAAAACGGCAGCTGAAATCGTATCGCACACAGTGCAGTACCACAAGTGGTTAAGGCTTGCGCGATCGCTCCTGCTCCTCCTAATGAAGGATTTCCAGATCACACCCTCCCCTATTTAAAAGTAAGGCGCTATACAGATAAGTGGACGTGATAAGCAGACAGAAGCAAATAGGATGATCGCAACAACAGTCAATCCTTTTCTAGAGGGCAATTTTGCGCCGATACGCAACGAAATCACAGCGGATTCCCTCACCGTTATAGGTCAATTGCCTCCTGACTTATCCGGGATGTTCGTGCGTAATGGCCCTAATCCCCAATTTTCACCGATGGGTCATTATCACTGGTTTGATGGGGACGGGATGTTGCATGGGGTGCAAATTGGCAACGGTCAAGCCCAATATCACAACCGCTATATCCAAACCCAAGGCTTTAACATTGAACGGGATGCGGGTCATGCCATCTGGACTGGACTATTAGAACCTCCCCAACTGGATAACCCTCACGGCCCCGGTAAGAATACGGCAAACACCGCTCTGGTGTGGCACGCAGGTCAATTTTTCGCCTTGTGGGAAGGGGGTGCGCCTCACGCGATTCAGCTTCCTGGCTTAGATACAGCGGGTGTTTACACCTATGATCACAAGCTGGTTTCTGCCTTCACGGCTCATCCTAAGGTAGATCCGGTCACAGGTGAGATGATGTTCTTTGGTTACTCGCCTGCTGCACCTCCCTACTTGCACTATGGCATCGTCTCCGCTTCTGGTGAACTGTTGCGAACTGTACCCATTGACCTGCCAATCGGTGTGATGATGCATGACTTTGCCATCACGGAGCATTACACCATTTTTATGGATTTGCCCCTAACCTTCAGTCCGCAACGGATGCAACGGGGAGAGCCAGTGTTAATGTTTGAGCCAGAACGTCCCAGTCGTTTCGGTATCGTCCCTCGATATGGCGACAATAACAACATCCGCTGGTTTGAGAGTCCAGCCTGCTATGTCTTCCATACTCTCAACGCCTATGAGGAGGGAGATGAGGTGGTGCTTGTTGCCTGCCGTATGAGTACCACTACCGTTTTAGTCTCTGAACCAACACCCGGTGAAACGGATGGAGATAAGGCTCGCCTGTATCGCTGGCGGTTTAACCTCAGTACTGGCAGTGTTCGGGAAGAGGCTCTTGATGATCGCCCCTCGGATTTTCCTCGCGTGAATGAACAGTACTTGGGACGACCCACACGGTACGGTTATACGGCAAGGTTAGCACCCGATCCGATGCCCTTATTCGATAGTCTAATTAAGTACGACTTGAGCAATGGCAGTTCCCAGACTCACGAATTTGGCGCGGGACGCTATGGCGGCGAGGCGGTATTTGTCCCTCGCCCTGGAGCAACCACTGAGGATGACGGCTGGCTCGTTACTTTTGTTTATGATACGGGTGAGGAGACTTCTGAACTCGTGGTGGTGAATGCCCAAGATGTAAGCGCTGAGCCTGTGGCGCGAATCTTGATGCCACAGCGGGTACCTTATGGTTTTCATG
Encoded here:
- a CDS encoding shikimate kinase produces the protein MKELQGSNIFLVGMMGTGKTTVGDLLARQLGYSFVDTDGVIEKAAGKTINQIFADEGEEAFRQLESEVLSHLSAHTRLTVATGGGIVLRRFNWSYLHHGLVIWLDSPVEVLMVRLQNDTTRPLLQNDNPAQALQKILDQRRNLYAEADLHIQISVEDRPEQIVSRIMTEIPNRLKSQGERSHENGS
- a CDS encoding carotenoid oxygenase family protein encodes the protein MIATTVNPFLEGNFAPIRNEITADSLTVIGQLPPDLSGMFVRNGPNPQFSPMGHYHWFDGDGMLHGVQIGNGQAQYHNRYIQTQGFNIERDAGHAIWTGLLEPPQLDNPHGPGKNTANTALVWHAGQFFALWEGGAPHAIQLPGLDTAGVYTYDHKLVSAFTAHPKVDPVTGEMMFFGYSPAAPPYLHYGIVSASGELLRTVPIDLPIGVMMHDFAITEHYTIFMDLPLTFSPQRMQRGEPVLMFEPERPSRFGIVPRYGDNNNIRWFESPACYVFHTLNAYEEGDEVVLVACRMSTTTVLVSEPTPGETDGDKARLYRWRFNLSTGSVREEALDDRPSDFPRVNEQYLGRPTRYGYTARLAPDPMPLFDSLIKYDLSNGSSQTHEFGAGRYGGEAVFVPRPGATTEDDGWLVTFVYDTGEETSELVVVNAQDVSAEPVARILMPQRVPYGFHGAWVSQEQLMNTK